Below is a window of Drosophila bipectinata strain 14024-0381.07 chromosome XR, DbipHiC1v2, whole genome shotgun sequence DNA.
GGAAACAATCGAAAAGTGATAATGCCATTCTGTATTTGGGTCGAGCTCCGAGCTGGCAGAACTTTGAATACGGCGATGTGGGTTCTGTGGAAATGATGCGACTCCGACATGTTAGTACTGCCCATCGGGACTCGGAACGTAAGATTTTGAAGAACATTTCGATGAGAATTTACAAGGGAGAGGTCTATGCTATGCTCGGACACATTGGATCCGGAAAACTGACCGTACTCCGGGTGATGGCGGGCCTGAAGTTTCCACTGAAGGGCTCGGTGACGGTTATGGGCAAACCCTTTGGTCCCAAGGAGGCGTCCCGCCACATGGTCGACTTCCGTTTCGATGAACACGGCCTGAATAAACATCTCACAGTCGAGCAGACCATCGACTATCATGTTCGACTGAAGCTACGGCCCTCGGATATGGATCGCTTTCTGATCGAAAAGCGAAAGTGGCTGGGCATTTTGGATCAGCATGTCGAAAGCCGACGAGCAAGGATTGGACAATTGAGTTTCGGATCTCAGAGATTGGTGGCTTTGTGCGTATGCCTGGCCGGTGACACTAAGATCATTGTACTGGAGGAGCCCACCCTGGGACTGACCGGACGAGAGGCGCAGATCTTTTGGTCGATTGTCATCAGTGAGAAGGAGAACAGATCGTTTGTGATGGGCACCTATAGTGTGGGGGAGGCGGAACATATTGCCGATCGGATTGGAATCCTTAGTATGGGTGTCCTGGAGGCCAGTGGAACACCATTCTTTTTGCGAGCTAAATTCAGCAGCACCGTGGATTTGGTAAGAAATCTTGATTTCTAAATAAAAgtactttattttaattattgcaCTTTCAGGTCATCATCAAGAAACCTCATGTACCGGATCAGCCCATTACCGATTTCATTAATCAATTCCTAACAAACGTGGAGCCTGACAATGAGATAGGTGATACTTTGACCTATCGATTGCCCGTCAAGTATCGTCCAAGATTGCAGAAACTTTTGATTCATTTGGAAATCGATCGGAAAAAGTTGGGAATTGAAAATGTACGAGTTGTGGGCGCAGAACTGTCCGATATTTATATGAAATTGGCAACATCTTTTCGATTACAACAGCAAATTATACCCGATGTCAGTAAGTTTCAAAAGAGGGGGTTTTCAAAGGgtattattttacaaaattagaaacaatttttaatattttttttttgtaattcttCAGCTCAAACATTTAAATACCAAGTGGTTTCCAAAAAACACTTGGCCAGACAACGAATGCGAGCCATGTTCTATAAAAAGATGATCCACACAGCGCCCAATGTCTGGCCGATAATTATGATTATTACCAGCTTTATACTAATCGCCATTATAGCCCGATTATCGGTTATGCTAAACGTACCAAAGGAGCGAatgaatgaaattaaattggcCTATGATCATGAGAAGGATGAAACTATTGATAATATTCCCGATCTCAATGAATGTGGTTATATTAACATAAAATCAGTTAGCCGAAACAAGAATAATATAAAGGAGTCGCTCTCGAAGCTCTTCAACAAGGACTCCCTAGTCTGTGAAAAGGGAAGTTATCGCAATGATTTGAAGAAAAAGGATGGACTGGCCAGTATGGGGGCTGTGGAGGCGGATGGGGAACAGGATATAAATGGTTATATAAGTCAGGATATTTTCCATTCGGCTCCAGTGATGCTAAATCTATTgcataatattatattgaagtAAGTTTAGTTAGGAATTAGTGTATAATTGAGGGATGCTTGTATATTTCTTCTACTTAAGCTTTTTGAAAGGTGACGAAAtcacaaaaaattgtttacagAATTACTTCTTAATATTACTTACTATTAGTACAAAAAATAGGGACTAAGTAAGAACAAACTATATGCATTATAAACATGccttacaaatttttaataacaaaacttgtaaataaaactcatcaattttaatgatttttcgCCACCTCCCTTTTAAAGTCAACCAAAGCCATTGTTTCTTATATTCCTCTCTTTAAAAACCTCTTTATTTTTAGACTTTCCTATCCGGATAGAAATGACATAGTTTCCCTGGTCAATAACCATCCAATGCCCACCCAACTCTCGATGAAAATCAATCTGCTGGACAACAAGATCGCCCACATCCAAGCCCCCTTGGTTATTGGATGCATTCTGCCATTGACTATATCCGTATTCGTAATCCCCCTGGTCGAGGAGGAGGTCTACAAGCTAAGATTCCTCCAGCATATGGCTGGATTGGGTCTGAAAATATTCTGGGGCATTAATTTGTTCTGGGATTGGTTCACTTTTTTCATCTATTCGATCATTATTGTGGTGATAATGAGTCTGGTGGGGATTGGGGGCTTTGGATTCTATGAGAATTCTCTACTCGTAATGCTGATGACATTTTTTGGATTGGCAGCACTACCGATCACCTATCTGGTGGCCATGTATGTCAACAAATCGATGATGCGAGCATTTCTCGTTTCCGTCTTGGTCCATGGAGGATCGGGCATTGTCCTATATATCATCTACTGGGATGTGGCCAACAGCAATGATATATTCTTTTATGGAGCATGTCTCTCACCGGGATTTTCGCTACTGGATGGCATTagtaatatatatacacagtCATTGGAACAGGAACTATGTCGTTCCAAATGCGAGGCACATGCTAGTTGCACTCCTGAGAATATGCACGAGGTGGTGCCTCATTGTCGCTgtaagtttttgtttaaaaatagtgATATATCTATAATTTATTACCTTGATTATTCTTCTAGTTGATACCTACTTTAAATGGATGTCTCCGGGAATACTTCCGGCTATTTTCTTCATGACAGTCACTTCCATTATTTCCTTGTGTCTTATATTTTGGATTGAATTACATCGCCGCGAGAAGAAGTTTCATTCATCGAGAGAGTacgattttaaatatataaatatatttagatttttgtaaattatttatttatagtcTTCATAAAATGCGTACTGCTGCATATCCTTTCGATGATGGCGATGTGGCGGATGTGAAACTAAAAATTGCCGAAGCTGATATGACAAAATGCAAGCAATCTGTATTTTTGGTGGATCAAGTAGAGGCTCGTGTTCCTCCGACTGGAAATAGGATTAATACAGTATCATTTGCTCTAAATAAGTATGTTCTTAGATAATATTTAGGTTAAAGATACATGGTATTTGATAAGGAGACTAATTACACTGACTCATAATTTATAAACTTGAAAATACTGTGCACTCTATGAGTATTTAACAAGATATACTATATCCGGTACTTCTCGTAGCGACAAAACACACTTTACTCTTAAGAATACTATACAGTCTTGATCTCTACGAGTTACGGGTATTATTACTAACCAGACTATATAATACCTGGTACTTCTTTAagcaattattaaaaataaagctgGCTTTTATAGAATATTTTCGAATATTATACCGAAGTATACTACAATAACCTACAATATACCTACAATAACCGATTCTTAATTATACTAATAATAACtattatgtattatttttcccCCCCTTTTCAGATACATGAGCATGGGCGTTTATGGACCCAGAAATTGTGGCAAAAGTCATCTAATCCGCCAATTGGTTGGCAAAGAGGGTTTCGCCTTTGGAGAGATTTACGTCCGTGGTCTGGACTTCAAGTACGATCTGGAAAGTATTCACACCTACATGGGCTATTGTCCGCAACACGGAGGACTCCTCAAGGAGCTGACACCCAGGGAGCACATCCGTTTGCTGTGCATGATTCGCGGTGTTCCCGACAAGAAGATCGGTGAGAAAATGCATGATCTATGCCTCATGCTGAACATGACCGGATGGATGCATCGAAAGTGCGGCCTCTTGACGGCCGAAAAGCGCCAAAAGGTGAAAATAGCCTTGGCTTTGGTGGCCTACAATAAGATTTTGGTGTTCGATGAACCCACCCGGGGAATGCCTTCGACGACACGTCGTGAAATCTGGAATATCTTGAGATATTTGCGTTATTGCGGCAAGACCATCATTTTTGCCACAAACGATGAACTGGAGTGCAAGGTCCTGGCCGATTTCATTATCCTGTTCAGCGACAGCGAAATGTTGGCCATCGGTAGTCTTCAGTACTTGCGATATAAGTATAGTCATGGTTTCTATTTGGAAGTACGCCTTATTCGGGATGGAGTCACAGTCGCCGAATCGGAGGAGAAGTGcgtgttattattataattattatttttatgatttatttatattttatttaatttgtagtCTGCGCAAAGATGTGGAGAATCTGGCCAAGTTTGTCAACTTTTTGCATAATAGATCGGAGTTGGTGTAAGTGGTTTGCAATTATCTTTGCAATATATAGAATTATATTTCCTATATTTTTAATCCAAATACTTATAATAATCCATCTTTTTTCAGTGGCCGCCTTCATAATTGGTTCAAATACTATATCcccgtgggccatattgtctaCTCCTTTTTATATGGCGCCATGGAGAAGAACAAGATCCGGCTGAACGTCTCCGATTACTGCATCTACCAGGCGGACATGAACAATGTGGTGGCCCAGGTCCAAATAACCCGGGCGGAGCTCAAGTATCGCCTCAACCAATTGGAGGGACAAATGCTCGATCAGGCTCCCAAATATCGAAAGGGgaagaaaggaaaaaaattctAGAATGCTTCTAGGACTTTTGAATTTACAATTTATAAATCTGTAATTCTTCCTAATATGTAATCtgtatgtacttatatattttgtacatTATATGTTATAATCTAGCGTTCTCTAAACGCCGttcaattaattttgatttttctttttttattttattatttattatataaactCTTGTAAATATTACTTATAAATACAATTAAACTACTCTGTGTCTGCTGCATCAAGGgtattcatttaattttattttatctttaaaatacaCATTTTCACAACTACTTTACTTATTTTCATATAACTCAAATGTTGTATTCAAATAGAAAAAACTTCATAATTCACAGAAACcgcaatattttcaaaatggtCCAAAAAAGACTTAGGtccataaacatttttatcaaCATTTACTgaatgaatttaattaaaatttgaacAGAGATTGTATCAGATTTCTatcaaaagttttcaaaaatatccCTCCCACGACTATCGAATATCGCTGTTTTTCTCAGCCGGGTGGCATCCCTAGAATCTATCGATAATTAGGGGAGCTCTACACGGTATCTGAAGAACTCCACCAAAACGAGGCAGCACCTACATatatcataaataaataaataaataataaaccaaaaaGTTTATTCGTTttgattacaaaataatttgaaaaattcagTCGGAAATGCTATGGCTATGTGTGAAACCGCTAATTTGAAAACTAAAAAGCCGAAGGGAGAAaacaacaattttaaaattctcaAACTAAAAGCACCAAAAATTTGGATCAATCTCCGAGGATCAGTGAGGCTCTATTAGGATGAGCAGTTTGGTTCGTTCGAGGTAACTTGGGTCCGCTTTCGGAGTTTCTTCTGGACACGGCGCTCTATCCCGCGGAAGATGTTCTCGGGACGCTGCGAGAGGATCTTGAGAAGACGCTCGTAGAGGGAGGCCTTCAACATATTGTAGGGATTTATAAAAGGGAGGAGAATGAAGGCGGCTGCCTCCACCTGCATCCAGGGACTCGCTGGGTTCTGGGCGATGGACCAGAAGGTCTCCATGATGATGGGGGTGACTAGCGGGGCCATGGCCCTCACGGTTTCGGCGACACGTCTGCGGAAACCCGCAAAACGGGTGGAGTGGTGCAGGCCAGAGTGTTGGTGGCAGTCGCGCAGCTGGATGCGCTCGAAAAGGATCCTCATCAGGTCCCTCAGGAGAGGCTCAAAGGCGGAGCCTTTCCTAAAATGGTTTAACTCGCACATCAGCTTCTGCCAGTGTTTCATGGCCAGCTCCACGGCGGACCACTCGCAATACCTCGTCACCTGGA
It encodes the following:
- the LOC108131928 gene encoding ATP-binding cassette sub-family A member 17 → MPATTGLLFKRYVRIELNLWRRTLFEAVTLIIMVLVILLNPIAHSKRLLYNRREATNEQSIVSHKLEDISILTQLADSKREKTKYILAYAPSVPFARDITEKVAKTLELNATVGFSSSDQMEDQFDERTTLAGIVYYNVETEGTPLKLSLSIRFPSEFRTILPFLTENRLWLTRCSGRINEGRDRVSDQDKEQDIYIREGFLQLQHQIFTEWYHRLRNEIDTDYPEPNVEVYNILQKAADETCSSMNMHRLPTFLYNFLYLLPFLNIIRNVAAQVEDGVMVHQWHYGYSFGIQWCLKFLVLFIRMLCFDLIFIGIVVTFWIFGGREGELSGWGMLGFVCFMIVYTVEFIITGMVVAKLFANPINAVLCGLVLWIFMYAAFCIILERYWDAHQYYVFFVLVAFFNCQMHFSMNLFRLCIESPEDVKTIDFVVLFTAAVSSALIYLLILLAAQWRMPGKFLSRRIVNNRRRKQSKSDNAILYLGRAPSWQNFEYGDVGSVEMMRLRHVSTAHRDSERKILKNISMRIYKGEVYAMLGHIGSGKLTVLRVMAGLKFPLKGSVTVMGKPFGPKEASRHMVDFRFDEHGLNKHLTVEQTIDYHVRLKLRPSDMDRFLIEKRKWLGILDQHVESRRARIGQLSFGSQRLVALCVCLAGDTKIIVLEEPTLGLTGREAQIFWSIVISEKENRSFVMGTYSVGEAEHIADRIGILSMGVLEASGTPFFLRAKFSSTVDLVIIKKPHVPDQPITDFINQFLTNVEPDNEIGDTLTYRLPVKYRPRLQKLLIHLEIDRKKLGIENVRVVGAELSDIYMKLATSFRLQQQIIPDVTQTFKYQVVSKKHLARQRMRAMFYKKMIHTAPNVWPIIMIITSFILIAIIARLSVMLNVPKERMNEIKLAYDHEKDETIDNIPDLNECGYINIKSVSRNKNNIKESLSKLFNKDSLVCEKGSYRNDLKKKDGLASMGAVEADGEQDINGYISQDIFHSAPVMLNLLHNIILKLSYPDRNDIVSLVNNHPMPTQLSMKINLLDNKIAHIQAPLVIGCILPLTISVFVIPLVEEEVYKLRFLQHMAGLGLKIFWGINLFWDWFTFFIYSIIIVVIMSLVGIGGFGFYENSLLVMLMTFFGLAALPITYLVAMYVNKSMMRAFLVSVLVHGGSGIVLYIIYWDVANSNDIFFYGACLSPGFSLLDGISNIYTQSLEQELCRSKCEAHASCTPENMHEVVPHCRFDTYFKWMSPGILPAIFFMTVTSIISLCLIFWIELHRREKKFHSSRDLHKMRTAAYPFDDGDVADVKLKIAEADMTKCKQSVFLVDQVEARVPPTGNRINTVSFALNKYMSMGVYGPRNCGKSHLIRQLVGKEGFAFGEIYVRGLDFKYDLESIHTYMGYCPQHGGLLKELTPREHIRLLCMIRGVPDKKIGEKMHDLCLMLNMTGWMHRKCGLLTAEKRQKVKIALALVAYNKILVFDEPTRGMPSTTRREIWNILRYLRYCGKTIIFATNDELECKVLADFIILFSDSEMLAIGSLQYLRYKYSHGFYLEVRLIRDGVTVAESEENLRKDVENLAKFVNFLHNRSELVGRLHNWFKYYIPVGHIVYSFLYGAMEKNKIRLNVSDYCIYQADMNNVVAQVQITRAELKYRLNQLEGQMLDQAPKYRKGKKGKKF